The following DNA comes from Hyphococcus flavus.
AAAAACTAAACCGCGCAACTGGACCGGTTCTTGCCTAACCTTGATGTGAACGCTTCCGCGATCCTCACACTGCGGCGGCGCATAGTATGATTTTGGGACAAGGACGGAATACCAATGTCTGACGCGAAACCAACCGAAAGCCAGCTCCGGCTCCTGCTCGCGCAATTCCTGTTTGCGCATGATGTAGATATCGAAACCCTTTATTCAGCCATGGGCACTGATCTTTCGAACGCCGATTCCGAAGCGGTTTCTCACATGGCGGGCATCATAGACGGCGTCACGCTGGCGACATCGAAAATCCGGGCGCACGGCCTCGACAACTGGGCCAAGAACTAAACTTTCCTCTTACTGCTTGCACTTTGCGCCCGAACCGGTTTCCTCACTCATGGGGGAGAGGAAGCCGGTTCTTTTTTATGCAGAAACGTTCCATCACCTTGAAGGGTCACCGGACCAGCATCGCGCTGGAGGCAGAGTTCTGGGCAGCGCTCGAAGACCTCGCCGTCGCGAGAGAGAGATCCCTTCCCTCACTTGTTTATGAAATCGATCGCAACCGGCTGAAACAGGACCCAGCGCCGGGGTTAGCATCCGCGATTCGCGTTTTTATCCTAGAAAGCAGCAGCTCAAGCGATTAGTGCGCCGCTTGGGGCATCGCCCCAAGGCAAGGCCGGCCCAAGACAAGTTGCGCATATGAACGGCTGACCTCGTCAGCATACCCGCGCATCATGGGACGTACCTGCTCGAACTTTTGAACACCTGCCGCGCGCGCGATCAGTTCCCCAAAGCGTTTGCGCACAGGCGTCCGCGTCGGGTCAGCCCAGCCTGATAGCGCACGAACCAACTGGAGCCGCGCCCAGAATGCACGCGCAGAAGCAAGCGACTGCGCCGCATCTTCCGTGATCAATCCGGACCTCGCCATGGCGACCAGCGCTTCAGCAGGATGCGTGTCCTGCACAAACGGATGCGCCGAAGCGTGTTTGTAGATCAGAGTACTGATGACCAATTCCACATCCGTACGGCCGCCTTCGATCCGATCGATGTCCCAATCCGATGTCGCTTTTTCCCGGCGCATGCGCTGGGCGCGTGCGCGGTCGAGGTCGCGGAACAAAATATCGGCGCGGCGGGCGCCGGCGACAGCCGTACGCAGCGCGTCCTGCGCTTGTTCGGCAATTTTGTTTTCACCCGCGATGACGCGGCCCCGCGCCAGCATGATCTGTTCGTGCGCGACAGCTTCTGACTGCACGTATGATTTGAAAGCCGCCGCCGCAGGCGCCAACGTTCCCGAAACGCCGGACGGACGATGGCTGGCGTCAGGCAGGATTGCGAAGACACCGTCATCAAGATCGCTCAGGGTCGCAAGATAGCGCTTGGCGAAGGCTTCGTTCCCTTCGTTGTCCGCGTCCTGGGCGATAAATCCGAGATAGGTTGCAACTCCTGGCAAATGCGGGCCTTCCGCTTCAAAAACATGGAGTGCGATTTTGTCCCCGGCGCCGGCTTCATCTTTCGGCGCAAGCTTACGCGCGACTTCGAATACATCAGTTAGCGTCCTCATATGGATCGCATCGAGGGCGTCGACGGCGGCGTCGAAATTCGTGGCGCCGCTCGCCGCGCTGAACGCTATGCGGGCGATGGCGTCTCGGCGCCAGGCGGCAAGTTCCTTGAGGGCGTCATTGCCCTTAAGCGCAGGCGGGGTGAAGCGCGCCAACCATTCGCCGCCACTCTGTGGCGTTTCAGCGCCCGGGCGGTCGAGTATGATTTCCGCACCTTCTTCAGTGTTCAAAAGCGGCTCGATCACCGAACCAAAAGATCCGAATGCATCCACCAGCCCGTCGCGCTGATAGGCATTGTCGCGCATCATGGCGAATACATCGTGCTTGTCGCCACCAGCATCCAACAGTTTATCAAACAGACGCACAGCATCGTCAGGGTGCTGCGTTTCGCCGAAAGCCGTGAGGAGTCCTGGCGCGAGTGCGGAAAACTTCTGGCTGCCTGCGATGCCGCGCGCCGATCGCGTCCAGTCATCAATGGCGGCGGACAGAACCGCGCCATTCAGGAAGCCGAGATCTTCAAGCTTTCCTGCATCACCGTCCTCAGAGCCACTTCTGTATAGCGCAATTTCCGCCTGGATCCCGCCGGTCAGACGTTTTACTGTGTTCGCCGCATCCGTCTGCGCGCCTTTGAGCGCAGCATCAAGACCTTCATAATCAGCAAACCCACAAAGCCTTGCAAGCGCAGATTTTTCGTCCTCGCGTTCCACTTCGACGGTGCAAGAGCCTTTAATCATTTGCATCCGGGCGACGGCCACATGTGCAAGCTCTTCACCGGCGACCAGACGGCGGGCGACATCGCGAGCCAGCAACCGCGAGCTTGCCGCCGTTTCAAAGATCTGCCGCGCTGACGCAGTACGGAACACGGGACGCAGACCGCCAATCGTAACCCGGCAAATATCCGCCGCCTTGCGAAAAACACTGCGAGGATCAGCATCGCTGGCTTCAGCAAGGGCATTGAGCGCTTCCGAAGGAATTGGGTTTTCACCCCAGACAACCTCCTCCATCTCTTCAAGAAAAACGCCGCCTGCTGTGCGATCCCCGGCAACCACGCGCGCGCCGCCCAGCCACATTTTAAGCGCTTCGGCTTGTGGCCCAGCGGCAGTGGCTTTCACGCGTGCGGCGTTGTCAGCGAAGCCTGCACCACCAACACCCGAACCCAATGGCGTGCGCAACGCATAAAGCTGGTGATCGCCTGTCTTGCCTTCGAACGCTTCGCGAATTTCCGCGCCAATACGCACAAAAATTCTATCGGCGCCGCGCGCCGCTTGTCCTTTAAAGGCGTCCTCCGCATAAAGAATGACAAGATCGAGCGGCCCGTGCGGCGATAAATCTTCGTGGGCGAAGTCACCGCCAGCTACAATGAAAACACCGCGCAGGAAATTATCCGGATCTTCAACGGCAAGTTCGCCGCGTTTCACCGCCGCCCGGACAAGCCAGCGAATGCCGGTTTCGACCATGCGTTCAGCAAAATCCACGCGCGCCGCTGTGGCGTCGGCGACGCTCCATTGTCCGCTGAGTTCCGCGATGGCGATTGCAACATCGACGCGGTTTTTGATCGGTGCCAGTGCAGCATGCAGAGCTTCAGGTCCGCCAACGCCGCGATCGAGCGCGGTCAAATCACGGGCCGCCTCAGCCAACACCGGCGAGGCTCCATCCATCAGCGCTATCGCCGCCGCGTCTGGATGCGTGACGCACAATTCGCCCAGCCGCCGTGTTCCCCCAAAAATTCTTAACATCAGCAATCGCCGGTCAGGCTGGTCAAGCGGCGCGCCTGGGTCTCCGCCCATAGAGTCCGCAACCGCACGGCGCCAGCGCTCTAAAGCAGCGCTCGCCCGAGACGGATCGATTTTATCAGCTGAATTGCGGGCGGCATGCGCGGCTGTTGCGGCCATAAAAGTCCCCGTGCCTTTGGTTCAGGATCAGCGCCGATCATGGCAAAGCAGGGTGAATTCGCCGTTAAACAATTGCTGACGATTAGAGGCTCAATAAAAAGAGAGTCCTCATCATCCAGTTTAGACATCTGCTGAATTGCTGATATGTACGACCTTTGTTAACCGTTCTAGTGATCATGACGCGGAACGCCGCCAAGTTTTTGATTTTCTCCCGAAAGGTCCTGCGCCGTGTGCAGGGTTACGGCGTTTACAAAGTCTGGGCGTTTGCTGTCATAATTGGCGCGGCCGCCGCCTACGGCGTGATTGGATTCCGCCATGTCATTGACGCTGTTTCTCTCCTCGCATTTGGCGAAACGGAAGGCGGCATTGTCAGCGGCGCTTCTTCCTTGCACTTTTTTCGAGCGTGGATGGCCCCGGTAATTGGCGGGCTTGTAGTTTCAGCGATGCTTTATCTGGCGGACCGTTTCAAATGGCTCGAAGCAGGACGCCCTCAAGGCGTCGCCGACGTTATAGAGGCTCGCGCCGTCGGCGGAGGCCATGTTTCCCTGCGCACTGGTCTGGCGACGGCGGCTGTTTCCGCCGTCTCACTGGGCGCCGGTGCGAGCGCCGGTCGAGAAGGACCGGCAGTCCACCTTGGCGCGACCATCGCCTCGATCATCAATCGTTATCTAGGCTTCGACGCCAAACAACGGCGTGCGCTGCTCGGATGTGGGGCCGCAGCGGCGGTCTCGGCAAGCTTCAATGCTCCTATCGCCGGCGTTCTTTTTGCTCTCGAGGTTATTCTCGGGAACTATGCCTTGTCCGTGTTCGGGCCGATCGCCGCCGCCAGTGTTTCCGCCGCTATTGTTACGCGCATTCACCTTGGCGACTCGCCGGCTTTCACAATTCCCGAATATGGCGCCTCAGGCACGATTGACGTCCCCCTCGCCGCCCTCCTCGGATTGCTTTGCGGGTTTCTCGCTTCCGGTTTTTTGCAAGCAACCGAACGGATGACGCTGGGCGTGCGCGACTTCGCACAAAAGCGCGGCATATCCTATTTGCTGTTGCCGCCCATCGGCGGGGTCATCGTCGGTTTCATCGGCGCAGCCTTCCCTGAAACATTTGGCGTTGGCTATCAGGCAGTGACGAAAGCCTTGCGTGGTGATTACGCGATACATCTTTTGATGGTGCTGGTGCTGATGAAATGCGCCGCGACCGCCATCACTCTCTCCTGCCGGTTTGGCGGCGGCGTCTTTTCTCCTGGTCTTGTTATCGGCGCCTTCGCCGGCGCGGCCTTTGGCGGCATGCTTGGCGTCATCTTTCCCGGCCTTGCGGCGAGCCCGGTCTATTACGCCATGATCGGCATGGGCGCCGCCAGCGGCGCTATCCTGGGCGCGCCGATCTCAACAACACTGATTGTCTTCGAAATGACGGGCGATTATTCGATCACCATCGCGCTGATGGTGGCGGTCGCCATCGCCACGCTGGTAACGCAATGGCTGTGCGGGCGATCATTCTTCCACTGGCAGCTTTCACGGCGCGGCTACGACCTTTCAGAAGGCCCGCAAGGCATTATTCTGAAAACCATCCGCGTACGGGAGGTGATGGAGAAGATGCCGCCCGGCGCGCCCCTTTCTGACGATGCAGACCGGCTGGAAACACGGCATTCGCTTGGCGAAGCGCTGGCGAAGCTGAACGAGGCGGAAGAACACGGGCTTCCGGTTGTTGATGCAGACGAACCAAGCGTCATTGTCGGCTATCTGTCACGGGTGAAGGCGCTCGCAGCCTATAACAAGGCGCTGATTGATCAAAACATCGAACATCACACGTAATGCCCGGCGTTAGAATTTTCCGAAAGCCATCGCCGTGAATAGCCGTACTCTTTTCAGGAGAGGAAATGGTTTTCGATCATGGCGCGTATAAGATTTTATCAACGACAAGTGCAGCAATGCCGGCGCAATCGACGCTGGCGCCGATGCCAACGCAGCGCTTGTTTCCGTACGGATTTTATTCGCCAGACAGCTTACGTCGTCAGCAAGATATGGAGCGACGGCACGCCCCTCCCGCGCGAGCGACAAGCCAGCCCCAGCCAATCGCGCTGCGTCGGATAACTCATTATCGCCACCGGCAAGCATGACGGCGGCGGCATCGAAAGCCCCGTCAACTTGCGCGAACCATTGCTTCAGGGAATCCACATCGGGAAACGGCACGCCATAAAGCGGCGCGGCGCCGGCATCGATCGCTTCTTCGAACAACCTTGCGAATTTTACATCCGCCAACCCAGCGGCAGCAATTTCTTCCACAACAGGATGCGCGCGAGGCGGTTTGTGGTTTCGGATTTCTTCAAGCGCGTCACGCCACCATTGCAGGCGGATTTCTCCTAGAGGCGGCTCGCTGACGGCGGACGGTATGCGCCTCAACTCAACATGGAACGCATGAAGTGCGCGCAATTTGTTGCGCAATGGCGGCGGGGCGTAGCCGCTCGCAAGCCATTTATCTTCGTCCTGCGTGCGAACAAGGTTGGAACAGTAGTCTCCGGCTGATCCTGCGGTTGCATCGTTCATGCTAATAGCCACTGCAAAAATTGCGCTTTATGCGTCGCTTAGCACATCACGTGGCAGACTGAATGGACTGGCGCGATATTTCCGTGCAAATCTAGCTGGAAGCCGCAACAATTCGACGCATCAGCATGGCGTCAGCGGAACCGATCTCCTAAATCGTTGTTTCGTGACCGTGTAAAATTCAGAAAGGCATTTGAGATGGCGATTACGCTTCCCGATCTTCCCTACAAGAAAAGCGCATTGGCGCCGCATATTTCGAAAAAGACTGTTGAATTTCACTATGACAAACACACCAGCGGATATGTGACGAAGACCAATAAAGCGATTGCAGGTACTGAACTGGATGATGCGTCGCTGGAAGATATTGTGCGCGCCGCAGCCGAACGAGGCGATCAGGGGCTGTTTAATAACGCAGCGCAATCCTGGAACCATATTTTTTACTGGAACTCCATGAGCCCGCGCGGCGGCGGCAAGCCAAAAGGCGATATCGCAGCCGCTATCAAGGAAAATTTTGGCGGTGTCGATGATTTCAAGGAAGCTTTTTCTGCAAAAGGCGGTGGCCAGTTCGGTTCAGGATGGGCGTGGCTGATTGCCAAGAATGGCAAGCTTGATGTCACTAACACGTCGAACGCCGAAACGCCGTTGACGGATGCCGGCGCCACCCCGCTCCTCACCATGGACGTGTGGGAGCATGCGTACTACCTCGATTATCAAAACAGGCGCCCGGACTACATGACCGCGTTTTTGAACAAGCTCGTCAATTGGGATTTTGTGAACGAAAATCTGTCGAAGGTGTAGCTGCTGAAATTAAATTCAAAGAAAAAGGCCGCCAAAATGGCGGCCTTTTTTTAATGCAGCAGGATAGTCAGCACCTAGGCAGTCTGCGCGGAGACTTTTGACCAATCGCGCTTCACGTTCGTGGTCAGCAGGAATGGCGATGCAACAAAAACGGACGAATACGTTCCGATGACGATGCCCCAGATCATGGCAAGCGTGAAGCCCCGCAAGACTTCGCCGCCGAAAATAACCAGAACAAGCAAGGCCAGCATGGTCGTCAATGACGTCATGACTGTTCGCGACAGCGTATCGTTGATCGAAAGATCCAGAAGGTCCGCCAGGGGTTTTTGCTTGAATTTACGCAAGTTTTCACGAACCCGGTCATAGACCACCACGGTGTCATTCATGGAATAACCAACGATCGTCAGGATCGCGGCGATGATAGCGAGGTTGAATTCAAGCCGCGTCACCGCAAACATGCCGAGTGTGATGACAACATCGTGCACGAGCGCAACGATGGCGCCGAGCGAGAACTGCCATTCAAACCGCAACCAGATGTAGATGAGCATCATGGCGATGGCGAGCGCAACGGCGATGGCGCCTTTCTGGATGAGCTCGCCGGAGACAGTTGGGCCGACGACTTCAATCTTCCGGAAATCAATGCCATCGCCCAGTAAATTTCTGAGCGTTTCCTGCACCAGTTCATTTGCCTGTTGCTGGGCGTCTTCGTTAGCGTCAGTGTCAGCCTCCGCTCCTTCAACCTCTTGTTGTTGAATTTTTATCAACACAGCCTCATCGGCGCCGGCGAAGTCCTGGATCGCCTGCACATCGACATTGCCAAGACCCAGATCGGAAACCGCCGTTCGCACGGCCCCGATATCAATCGGCTCGGAGTCGGCAACCTCGATCGTCACGCCGCCTCTGAAGTCGACGCCGAAGTTGAGGCCAATCGTAAAGAGCGCGGCGATAGAGCCGACCACGAGGATGCATGACAGGATTAACGCGGCGAAGCGAAGTTTGATAAATCCGACATTCGTGCGATCGGGGACGAGTTTGAGCAACATGGGTTCTTCCCCTTAAAGCGTGATTTCTTTTGGTCGTTTGGAAAGCAAAAAGCCGCCCGCGAACAGCCGGGTCAGCACATAAGCTGTGAAGACCGACGTGACGACGCCAACAGCAAGCGTAATCGCAAACCCGCGCACCGGCCCTGCGCCAAGCTGGAACATGATGAGCGCCGCAAGGAACGTTGTGATGTTGGCGTCAATAATCGCAGACCGTGCTTTGTCATAACCGGTCTCCGCCGCCTTGATCGGCGTTTTGCCGGCCAGCAACTCTTCACGGATGCGTTCAAAAATAAGGACGTTCGCGTCAACCGCCATGCCGATGGTCAAGACGATGCCGGCAATACCCGGCAGCGTCAGCGTCGATCCCATCAGCGACAAAACGCCTGCGATCAAAATGACGTTCGCCACCAAGGCTATGTCGGCATAGATGCCGAAGCGGCCGTATGAGATCACCATGTAGATGATAACGGCGATAAAACCGATGATCAGCGCCTTGGCGCCCGCCTCCACCGAGTCGGCGCCAAGTTGCGCGCCAACAGATCGTTGTTCCAGCGTTTGCAGCTCTGCCGGGAGCGCGCCCGAACGGATCAGCAAAGCGGTGTTTGCCGCTTCATAGGCTGAAAAACTGCCGGTGATGCGGCCAGACCCCTGGGTGATGGCTGACTGAATGGTCGGCGCTGAAATAATTTCATTGTCGAGAACGATGGCGAAGACAGAACCAATATTGTTACGCGTATAGTCGGCAAACCGGCGTGCACCGCGCTGATCAAAAGCGAAATTGATCTGGAACCCGCCGCCGTCCGCATTCGGACCCGCCGAGGCCGTCTGCACCATATCACCGGTGACTTCCGCATCTTCGTAAAGGACAAGACCCGGTGCGCCAGACGTGCCCGCCAGTTCACCATAGGGCACAAATATCCGTCCCGGCGGTAAGAGGCCATTCATGGCGTCCTGAAGGCTGACTGTCGGATCATGCCGGTGAAAACTCAACTGGCCAGTCCTGTTGATCAGGGCCTGTAGCGCCTGCGGGTCGTTGTCCCCAGGCACCTGAACCACGATGCGGTCGGTTCCCTGCGGCGCGATCAACACTTCCTTGTTGCCGGCCGGGTCGATCCGCCGCCGGACAACTTCAATAGAGTCGCGCACAGCCTCGGTCGAGTAGCGCACCTCGGCTTCCGGCGTCATGACAATTTCGATGCGCTGATTATTGGCGCTGACCGTATAGTCGCGCTGTCCAAGCATGAGCGCCCCACCGACGCCGCGCGTCAGATCGCGCACGCGGTCCGCCGCTTCATCAGACTGGTCAGCATTCGCGATTTGCAGGGTGATGATGTTTTCGTTCTGATTAAAGGTCAGCCCATCGATGGAAATCCGCTCACGGCCAGCGGCGTTATTCGGGCGCATTTCTCGGCGAATGTCACCCATCATCGAGCGCATCCGGTCATCAATTACTTTTTCCGTATCGACGCCAAGCAACAGATGCGATCCGCCCTGCAGATCAAGGCCAAGATTTATCGTACCCTTTGGCAGAAAACCTGGAAGATTGTTTCTTGTTTCTTCGCTTAACAGGTTCGGAACGGCGAACAACGCCGCCAGCACCATCAGCAAAACCACGCCTGCGGTCTGGTATTTTGAAAACTGAAGCATCACTGACCCCGATCCGGCGCGGCGTAATCCGCGCTCAGTTTGTTTTATTCAGCCTATTGATCGTTCGCCGCCGGCTGCGGTTTGGTGCGCACATCGGAAAGCGTCGCTTTCACCACCTTGACCGTGACGTTATCGGCAATCTCAACCATCACTTCATTGTCGTCGAGAATCTTGGTGACCTTGCCGATAATGCCGCCTTGAGTAACGACCACATCATTGCGGCGCACATTTGAGACCATCTCCATGTGCTTTTTCCGCGCCGTCATCTGCGGACGGATCAGCAGGAAATAAAAAATCACGAAAATCACGATGAGCGGCGCCATCTGGATCAAGGGATTGGCGGCGCCTTCAGCGGCCTGCGCGTAAGCGGGCGAAATGAACATGCGGGTTATTCTCCCTGAGGATTGGTGACCTTATGGGTAGAGACAACTCCCCACCCGGCCTTGTGAAGTCGGCGGATATATAGCGATCCACAAGGGCGTTGCAATGCGGACGAAAGAGAGAGCGCCCACCCGGGCGACATTGGACACCCGAATCATCCGCTCCGAGCCTGTCAAAGCCGCCCATTAACACTTTCTTCTGGACAGAACAGACCTCACCCGCCTTGTGGCCGGGATTTTGCTTCTCGTCAGGGCCAGGGAACCCTGAATTCAAGGACTGAAAGCGCGAGAATATGGCGGTTAAGACGCTTCTGCTCGGATTTGACGGCGGCGACGGCGAATTCATCGAATCGATGATCGCCCGGGGCGATCTGCACCATTTTGCAAGACTGCGGGCCTCTTCCATGGCCCAGCTGATTGAGAATGACCCTGGCCAGGGCAATGTCCAGTTCTGGAAGTGCGCCGCAATCGGCCGGGGACCTGACCATCACGGGCATTATTTCTACCTTCAATTCGACCCGCGCACGTATGACACAGTCCTGGGCTCTAAACTTGGCATGCCAAAAGTCACGCCATTTTGGGCGTCGCTCGATCAAGAAGGATACCGCGTCGCTGTCATCGACTGGTACCAAATGCCGACTGCAAAACTGAAACACGGCGCGTTCATTCATCGATGGCAACCGCATGAAACGCTGACTGGCGCCGTATATTCATCAGAGGCGTTGCGCAAACTCGCAGATGGATATCTTACTGATAATCCAATCGCGGAAAGCTTCGCCACCCGTCCTCGCGAAACACCGGAAGAATTAAAAGATTTCTTCGACCGCGTGATCGGCCGGATCGAAGCTAAGGCTCGTTTTTTTGCCGATCACATGACGCGCGAGGATTGGGACCTTTACGTCGCCTGTTTTTCTGAAGCGCATAATATTGGTCATTACTACATCCACCTGCAGGATGAACGTCATGCATTATACAATCCTGACGCCGCAGCGTTGATCAAAGCTCCCCTTGAGCAATGCTATCGCGCGCTCGACAAGGCTGTCGGCATCATGCTGGATGCTGTCGGCGAAAGCGCAAATGTCTTTATGTTTGCCGGTCCCGGCATGGAGCCGTTTACGAGCGCCAATACAGCCATGGATGAAATCACACGGCGCATGGATTTAGGGTTCGAGACGCCGAAATCGGCTGCTGAAGTGACAAAAGAAGCGTATCGTTCATTTCTGCCTCCAGAATTGCGCCGCAAAATCGCGCCGTTTGCGCGTGCCGTACGGCGCAGGTTTGTCGATCACGAATATCGCCGCCGCAGGTTCTTTGCATTGCCTCACGGAGGCGGCGCAGGCGCCATTCGCATCAACAAAAAAGGCCGTGAACGATACGGCGTCATCTCGCCAGGCGCCGAATACGAGGCGCTTGTGGAAGAGATCGCAACCGGATTGGCGAGCTTTAAAGTTGCAAGCGACGAGCGCCCTCTTGTCAAACGCGTTATATGCATGGCGCATGAATATGACGGCCCGCACCTTGATCTGCTGCCGGACATTTTTGTCGAGTGGGAACGCGCTGACCGTTGCGGCGGGGTCGCAAAAATTATTTCAGACCGGTTTGGCGAAATCGATGTGCCGCTGCCTGTGCGTACCGGTGATCACAATGAGCATGGCGTGCTCTGGACGCCGAAAGACGTCAGTGTTTTATCATCGCCTGTACGGCCTGCCGCTGTCGCGGATATTGTTATGAATACGGTTCGCAAAACTCCGCGTTAACCATAAGCGCGGCTTATCAGCGTTTTAACATTGACTGTTGTATCTGTTGGCGAGAACTTTGCTTTTTTCCATGTAACCAGTGTTTTGCAGGCGGGGCGATGACGGCGAAGACGTTAGTATTTGGGTTTGACGGGGCGGATCACGCCTATATTGATGCCATGATCGCGGACGGCGAATTGCCGGTTTTTGCACGGCTGAAAGCGTCCTCTCGCGTTTTTAATTTCGAAAATGATGCCGCCATGGGCGCCGCGCAGTTCTGGAATTCAGCTTCCATCGGCGCAGGCCCAGCCCATCACGGCCATTATTTTTACATGCAATTCAAACCCGACACCTACGACATCGTGCCGAACCATGATTCTTCCATTCCCGAGATCACTCCGTTCTGGAATACGCTCGATGACGAAGGCTTTTCAGTTGGTGTTATTGACTGGCATCGGTTGCAGCCGAAACCATTGAAGAACGGTTTCCTGATCGATAATTGGACTGGTCATGATCCGCTGACCGATACAGTCTTTTTGCCGGAAACGCTCAAGGAAGAAACAATCCGCTTTTTCAACGGCGACTCGGCTGCCGGTGGATTTGCGTCCAAGCCTCGCGTAACGGCTGAAGACCAGAATGAATATCTCAGCAACCTTTTTCAGCGCATCGAAGCGAAGACAAAATTCTGCGAAGAAAAACTGGCGCAGAAGGAGTGGGATCTTTTCATGACCTGCTATGCGGAAGCGCACGACGTGGGTCATTATTTCTACCACCTGGATGATCCGAACCACCCTCGCTACGACGCGCAGCTCGCCAAGGATGTAAAAGAGCCGTTGAGGGAGTGTTACCGCCGTCTTGATGAAGCGGTTGGACGGGTCATAGAGGCCGCTGGCGAAGGCGCAAAGGTTTTCATCTATGGCGGTCCGGGCATGGAGATGCTGGTTTCTGCAAACAGCGCCACAGAGGAAATGATCCGGCGCATTGACCTTGGCGTCGGCGCGCCGAAATCCGGCGCAGAAACCGCGCGGCAAACCTACCGCTCATTCCTGCCGCTCAACTTACGCAGGAAGCTGGCCCCGCTGGCGCGTTCAATTCGCAGGCGCTTCGCCAATCATGAGTATGAACGACGACGTTTCTTTGCTATTCCGCATAATGACAATGCCGGCGCTGTACGCATAAATGTCAAAGGCCGCGAGAAGCATGGCATCGTTACTCGCGGGGCCGAGTATGACGCTGTTGTCCGTGAAATCGACGAGGCGGTGAGAACCTTTAAAAACGCCGGTACTGGCGCGCCTCTGGTCAAACGCGTTGTTTGCATGCCCTATGAGCATGATGGTCCTTTTATTGATGTCCTGCCCGACGTTTTCATCGAGTGGAATCGTGAAGGCGCCACACGCAACGTAACCAAAATTATTTCAGAAAAATATGGCGAGATTGATATCGAGGATGTTGATCGCACCGGGGACCATAATCCATCCGGCTTTTACTGGACGCCGATCACCTATGAAGGCCCGCCGGTGACTCTGCCGGAACAGGTCACCGCCCCGATTGTCCAGGCGGTAAAGGGCGCTGGCGCATAGCCAGCTCTGCGCGGCTTTAAACCACTAAAACCATATCTGCTTACTTCAGCGGCCCCTCACGCCTTGCCCCTTGAGGAATGCCTCCCCTTTTTCGAACGCCAGAAGTAGCTGAGTGAGCGCTCACTTGACATTTATGCGCCAATGCGACAAAGTTGAGAGAAATTCAAGGTGAGCGTTCACTCAGTTATGGCCTCGTTCCCAAGCATTGTTGAGCTTCCGGGAACAGCAGATTGAGCCCACGGCGGGAACATTTGCGCTGAGAGCGTATTGCGCACGACCGGGCATGAAAGGAATTTTAATGGCAGACAGGCAAGTCGAGGATTTGCGCGGCGTCACCGCCGCCGCCGGGACCACAAAAGCCCGGATTGAACGAGCCGCCCTCACCCTTTTTTGCCAAAAGGGCGTTGACGCCGTCACTACGCGGGAGATCGCCCAGGCAAGCAGCATTTCCGAAGGGGCGTTATACCGCCACTATCCGAGCAAAGAGTCGCTCGCCGAAACGATGTTTTTCGCCATACACACGCATCTCGC
Coding sequences within:
- the secF gene encoding protein translocase subunit SecF; the protein is MLLKLVPDRTNVGFIKLRFAALILSCILVVGSIAALFTIGLNFGVDFRGGVTIEVADSEPIDIGAVRTAVSDLGLGNVDVQAIQDFAGADEAVLIKIQQQEVEGAEADTDANEDAQQQANELVQETLRNLLGDGIDFRKIEVVGPTVSGELIQKGAIAVALAIAMMLIYIWLRFEWQFSLGAIVALVHDVVITLGMFAVTRLEFNLAIIAAILTIVGYSMNDTVVVYDRVRENLRKFKQKPLADLLDLSINDTLSRTVMTSLTTMLALLVLVIFGGEVLRGFTLAMIWGIVIGTYSSVFVASPFLLTTNVKRDWSKVSAQTA
- a CDS encoding chloride channel protein — its product is MTRNAAKFLIFSRKVLRRVQGYGVYKVWAFAVIIGAAAAYGVIGFRHVIDAVSLLAFGETEGGIVSGASSLHFFRAWMAPVIGGLVVSAMLYLADRFKWLEAGRPQGVADVIEARAVGGGHVSLRTGLATAAVSAVSLGAGASAGREGPAVHLGATIASIINRYLGFDAKQRRALLGCGAAAAVSASFNAPIAGVLFALEVILGNYALSVFGPIAAASVSAAIVTRIHLGDSPAFTIPEYGASGTIDVPLAALLGLLCGFLASGFLQATERMTLGVRDFAQKRGISYLLLPPIGGVIVGFIGAAFPETFGVGYQAVTKALRGDYAIHLLMVLVLMKCAATAITLSCRFGGGVFSPGLVIGAFAGAAFGGMLGVIFPGLAASPVYYAMIGMGAASGAILGAPISTTLIVFEMTGDYSITIALMVAVAIATLVTQWLCGRSFFHWQLSRRGYDLSEGPQGIILKTIRVREVMEKMPPGAPLSDDADRLETRHSLGEALAKLNEAEEHGLPVVDADEPSVIVGYLSRVKALAAYNKALIDQNIEHHT
- the secD gene encoding protein translocase subunit SecD; protein product: MLQFSKYQTAGVVLLMVLAALFAVPNLLSEETRNNLPGFLPKGTINLGLDLQGGSHLLLGVDTEKVIDDRMRSMMGDIRREMRPNNAAGRERISIDGLTFNQNENIITLQIANADQSDEAADRVRDLTRGVGGALMLGQRDYTVSANNQRIEIVMTPEAEVRYSTEAVRDSIEVVRRRIDPAGNKEVLIAPQGTDRIVVQVPGDNDPQALQALINRTGQLSFHRHDPTVSLQDAMNGLLPPGRIFVPYGELAGTSGAPGLVLYEDAEVTGDMVQTASAGPNADGGGFQINFAFDQRGARRFADYTRNNIGSVFAIVLDNEIISAPTIQSAITQGSGRITGSFSAYEAANTALLIRSGALPAELQTLEQRSVGAQLGADSVEAGAKALIIGFIAVIIYMVISYGRFGIYADIALVANVILIAGVLSLMGSTLTLPGIAGIVLTIGMAVDANVLIFERIREELLAGKTPIKAAETGYDKARSAIIDANITTFLAALIMFQLGAGPVRGFAITLAVGVVTSVFTAYVLTRLFAGGFLLSKRPKEITL
- a CDS encoding squalene/phytoene synthase family protein; this encodes MNDATAGSAGDYCSNLVRTQDEDKWLASGYAPPPLRNKLRALHAFHVELRRIPSAVSEPPLGEIRLQWWRDALEEIRNHKPPRAHPVVEEIAAAGLADVKFARLFEEAIDAGAAPLYGVPFPDVDSLKQWFAQVDGAFDAAAVMLAGGDNELSDAARLAGAGLSLAREGRAVAPYLADDVSCLANKIRTETSAALASAPASIAPALLHLSLIKSYTRHDRKPFPLLKRVRLFTAMAFGKF
- a CDS encoding superoxide dismutase, with translation MAITLPDLPYKKSALAPHISKKTVEFHYDKHTSGYVTKTNKAIAGTELDDASLEDIVRAAAERGDQGLFNNAAQSWNHIFYWNSMSPRGGGKPKGDIAAAIKENFGGVDDFKEAFSAKGGGQFGSGWAWLIAKNGKLDVTNTSNAETPLTDAGATPLLTMDVWEHAYYLDYQNRRPDYMTAFLNKLVNWDFVNENLSKV
- the yajC gene encoding preprotein translocase subunit YajC, whose protein sequence is MFISPAYAQAAEGAANPLIQMAPLIVIFVIFYFLLIRPQMTARKKHMEMVSNVRRNDVVVTQGGIIGKVTKILDDNEVMVEIADNVTVKVVKATLSDVRTKPQPAANDQ
- a CDS encoding ribbon-helix-helix domain-containing protein is translated as MQKRSITLKGHRTSIALEAEFWAALEDLAVARERSLPSLVYEIDRNRLKQDPAPGLASAIRVFILESSSSSD